In Populus nigra chromosome 10, ddPopNigr1.1, whole genome shotgun sequence, the following proteins share a genomic window:
- the LOC133706063 gene encoding DUF21 domain-containing protein At4g14240-like isoform X2, with the protein MVLCMQALPIYLDKLFNQYVAIILSVTFVLAFGEVIPQAICTRYGLAVGANFVWLVRILMITCYPVAYPIGKVLDCVLGHNEALFRRAQLKALVSIHSQEAGKGGELTHDETTIISGALDLTEKTAEEAMTPIESTFSLDVNSKLDWEAMGKILARGHSRVPVYSGNPKNIIGLLLVKSLLTVRPETETPVSAVSIRRIPRVPSDMPLYDILNEFQKGSSHMAAVVKAKGKSKDLPPPIDGEEQEGSKVTGRDSQLTTPLLSKQDEKSDSIVVDIDRISRSSRHPSSQRNDTSTNGLPQLSEDIEDGEVIGIITLEDVFEELLQEEIVDETDEYVDVHKRIRVAAAAAASSVARAPSSRRLTANKGAGGQIKSGQTLKKSENDSSATRLQGTADMVKKEVDRMERLTRNKSIF; encoded by the exons ATGGTGCTCTGCATGCAGGCTCTTCCTATATACTTGGATAAGCTTTTCAATCAGTATGTTGCTATTATACTTTCTGTGACTTTTGTGCTAGCTTTTGGGGAG GTTATTCCACAAGCAATATGCACCAGATATGGACTTGCTGTAGGTGCCAACTTTGTATGGCTTGTGCGAATTTTGATGATAACTTGTTATCCAGTTGCATATCCCATTGGAAAG GTTCTGGATTGTGTGTTAGGACATAATGAAGCATTATTTAGGCGGGCTCAATTAAAAGCTCTTGTTTCCATCCACAGCCAGGAG GCTGGCAAGGGTGGTGAACTCACACACGATGAGACAACAATTATTAGTGGGGCACTAGATTTGACTGAAAAG ACTGCTGAAGAGGCTATGACACCTATTGAATCAACTTTCTCCCTAGATGTCAACTCGAAGTTGGACTG GGAGGCAATGGGAAAAATTCTTGCCCGGGGTCATAGCCGAGTTCCTGTGTATTCCGGGAAtccaaaaaatatcattggacTTCTTCTG GTGAAAAGCCTTCTCACTGTTCGACCTGAAACAGAGACCCCAGTTAGTGCAGTTTCTATCCGAAGAATTCCACG GGTTCCATCTGATATGCCTCTGTATGATATACTGAATGAGTTTCAAAAGGGTAGCAGTCATATGGCAGCTGTTGTGAAGGCTAAGGGGAAAAGCAAGGATCTTCCGCCACCAATTGACGGAGAAGAACAGGAAGGAAGCAAAGTAACTGGCAGGGATTCCCAATTGACTACTCCATTACTGTCCAAGCAAGATGAGAAGTCAGATAGCATTGTTGTGGATATTGACAGGATTTCAAGGTCAAGTAGGCATCCTTCTTCACAGCGCAATGATACTTCAACAAATGGATTGCCCCAGCTATCAGAGGATATTGAAGATGGTGAAGTAATTGGCATCATCACCCTAGAAGATGTATTTGAAGAACTTCTGCAG GAAGAGATTGTGGATGAAACAGATGAATATGTAGATGTACATAAAAG AATCCGTGTGGCTGCAGCTGCAGCTGCTTCATCTGTGGCACGGGCGCCGTCAAGTCGAAGGTTAACAGCCAATAAGGGAGCT GGAGGGCAAATTAAGTCAGGGCAAACACTGAAGAAATCTGAGAATGATTCAAGTGCCACAAGGTTACAAGGAACAGCTG ATATGGTGAAGAAAGAAGTTGATAGAATGGAAAGATTGACGAGaaataaaagcattttttaa
- the LOC133706063 gene encoding DUF21 domain-containing protein At4g14240-like isoform X1, whose product MQLINAVMATRMLTVLAQSNGEDGIPFGSFSWFVYAGISCFLVIFAGIMSGLTLGLMSLGLVDLEILQRSGTATEKKQAAAILPVVQKQHQLLVTLLLCNAIAMEALPIYLDKLFNQYVAIILSVTFVLAFGEVIPQAICTRYGLAVGANFVWLVRILMITCYPVAYPIGKVLDCVLGHNEALFRRAQLKALVSIHSQEAGKGGELTHDETTIISGALDLTEKTAEEAMTPIESTFSLDVNSKLDWEAMGKILARGHSRVPVYSGNPKNIIGLLLVKSLLTVRPETETPVSAVSIRRIPRVPSDMPLYDILNEFQKGSSHMAAVVKAKGKSKDLPPPIDGEEQEGSKVTGRDSQLTTPLLSKQDEKSDSIVVDIDRISRSSRHPSSQRNDTSTNGLPQLSEDIEDGEVIGIITLEDVFEELLQEEIVDETDEYVDVHKRIRVAAAAAASSVARAPSSRRLTANKGAGGQIKSGQTLKKSENDSSATRLQGTADMVKKEVDRMERLTRNKSIF is encoded by the exons atgcAGCTGATAAATGCGGTGATGGCGACGAGGATGTTGACGGTGTTAGCTCAATCAAACGGAGAAGATGGAATTCCGTTTGGATCGTTCTCATGGTTTGTGTACGCAGGAATTTCTTGCTTCCTCGTTATCTTCGCGGGTATCATGTCTGGTCTTACCTTAGGCCTCATGTCTCTCGGCCTTGTAGACCTCGAGATTCTTCAACGTAGTGGCACTGCTACCGAGAAAAAACAAGCTG ctGCAATTCTTCCGGTTGTTCAAAAGCAGCATCAGCTTCTGGTGACTCTGCTTCTATGTAATGCTATTGCTATGGAG GCTCTTCCTATATACTTGGATAAGCTTTTCAATCAGTATGTTGCTATTATACTTTCTGTGACTTTTGTGCTAGCTTTTGGGGAG GTTATTCCACAAGCAATATGCACCAGATATGGACTTGCTGTAGGTGCCAACTTTGTATGGCTTGTGCGAATTTTGATGATAACTTGTTATCCAGTTGCATATCCCATTGGAAAG GTTCTGGATTGTGTGTTAGGACATAATGAAGCATTATTTAGGCGGGCTCAATTAAAAGCTCTTGTTTCCATCCACAGCCAGGAG GCTGGCAAGGGTGGTGAACTCACACACGATGAGACAACAATTATTAGTGGGGCACTAGATTTGACTGAAAAG ACTGCTGAAGAGGCTATGACACCTATTGAATCAACTTTCTCCCTAGATGTCAACTCGAAGTTGGACTG GGAGGCAATGGGAAAAATTCTTGCCCGGGGTCATAGCCGAGTTCCTGTGTATTCCGGGAAtccaaaaaatatcattggacTTCTTCTG GTGAAAAGCCTTCTCACTGTTCGACCTGAAACAGAGACCCCAGTTAGTGCAGTTTCTATCCGAAGAATTCCACG GGTTCCATCTGATATGCCTCTGTATGATATACTGAATGAGTTTCAAAAGGGTAGCAGTCATATGGCAGCTGTTGTGAAGGCTAAGGGGAAAAGCAAGGATCTTCCGCCACCAATTGACGGAGAAGAACAGGAAGGAAGCAAAGTAACTGGCAGGGATTCCCAATTGACTACTCCATTACTGTCCAAGCAAGATGAGAAGTCAGATAGCATTGTTGTGGATATTGACAGGATTTCAAGGTCAAGTAGGCATCCTTCTTCACAGCGCAATGATACTTCAACAAATGGATTGCCCCAGCTATCAGAGGATATTGAAGATGGTGAAGTAATTGGCATCATCACCCTAGAAGATGTATTTGAAGAACTTCTGCAG GAAGAGATTGTGGATGAAACAGATGAATATGTAGATGTACATAAAAG AATCCGTGTGGCTGCAGCTGCAGCTGCTTCATCTGTGGCACGGGCGCCGTCAAGTCGAAGGTTAACAGCCAATAAGGGAGCT GGAGGGCAAATTAAGTCAGGGCAAACACTGAAGAAATCTGAGAATGATTCAAGTGCCACAAGGTTACAAGGAACAGCTG ATATGGTGAAGAAAGAAGTTGATAGAATGGAAAGATTGACGAGaaataaaagcattttttaa